The Alistipes finegoldii DSM 17242 DNA segment TACACACTGCAAATCCGCTCCGGAAGATCTGCCGCTCCTATCCTTTGTCAACTATTCAAAATCATAGTTATGAACAACAGAAAATTACTCATTTTTGCGTCATTCCTGCTGTTGGCGGGCTGTACGACCGATCCGGATATGGATAATAACGTGGGGGGGGTACTTCCGCGCAGACTCCGTCGGCCAAGATCGTCAACACCTCCGCCGATGCGGCGGCCGAAACGCTTCTGGTCTATTTCAACGACCGTGCGGTCGAAAGCATCGAAAGCACCGCTGCCGCAACCCGCACTGCGGCGACCCGTTCGGGAGTCGCCTCCGTAGACGACGTTCTGAGCCGTCTGGAGATCGTTTCGTTGGAACGTCTTTTCACTTACGACGCCCGGAGCGAAGAACAGACCCGCGCCGCAGGGCTGCATAAATGGTACATACTCACCTTCGGCCAAGGCGCGGATCTGGAAAAAGCCGCAAGGGAGCTGGCCGGAGTGGCCGAAGTGAGCCGCATACAATTCGACACGAAACTGCAAAAGGCATCGGTCGGCAATCCCATGCCGTTCAGAATCGACGAGACGGGGACGACCCGCGCCGATTTCTCCGGCAGCGGCTTCAATGATCCCGGACTTCCGAACCAATGGCACTACAGCAACAACGGCGACAAAATGTTCGCGGCTACGACGGCCGCAGGCGCCGACATCAATGTTCCGGAGGCATGGAAACTGACCGGCGGCAGCCCTTCGATCATCGTCGCCATCGTCGATGAAGGCGTGAAATACACCCATCCCGATCTGGCCGACAACATGTGGGTAAATAAGGCCGAACTGAACGGTGCGGCAAACACCGACAATGATGGGAACGGCTATAAGAACGACGTACATGGCTACAACTTCGCTACAAACTCCTCCGATCTGACATGGAGTGTATCGCATTATGACAATAAAGGCAAATACGACGGCGATTCGGGCCACGGCACCCACGTCGCAGGTACGGTAGCCGCCGTAAACAACAACGGCAAAGGCGTCTGCGGCGTAGCGGGCGGCACGGGCAGCAACGACGGCGTGAAACTCATGTCGTGCCAGATTTTTTCGGGCGGAAACGGCGGCACCATCTCGACTTCGGTCCGCGCGATCAAATACGCCGCCGACAACGGCGCCTCGATCATCCAGTGTTCGTGGGGCTACCCCACTCAGTCGCCGTTCACGTCGGACAGCTATTATGAAAGGAATTACGCTGCGGAAAAAGAGGCGATCGACTACTTCGTTTCGAAAAAGAACAACGACGTACTCGACGGAGGCCTTGCGATCTTCGCCGCAGGCAACGACGCCACCAACTTCGCAAGTTATCCGGGCGGCTACCGCAGCTACGTTTCGGTCACCTCGTTCGGCCCGGACTACCTGCCGGCCTACTACACGAATTACGGTCCCGGCTGCAACGTCGCGGCTCCGGGCGGCGACGCCAGCATCTCGCCCGCAGGAACCAGCGCCGCGCAGGTGCTTTCGACACTGCCTTCCGAGCTGCCCGCAGAACTCGGCACCGACGGAGCCGACTACGGCTACATGCAGGGCACCTCGATGGCCTGCCCCCACGTATCGGGCGTCGCTGCGCTGGGACTCTCCTACGCGCTGGCCAAAGGCAGGCATTACACGGTGGACGAGTTCAAATCGATGCTCCTGACCGCCGTAAACGACATCGACTCCTATATCATCGGCGGCACCAAAAACGGCATGGTACTCCGCAACTACCGCAAGAATATGGGCACCGGATCGATCGATGCCTACCAGCTGCTGATGCAGATCGAAGGCACGCCCTGCCTGCCGGCTAAAGTCGGCGTACAGCAGGTGCTCTCGCTCGACAAGTTCTTCGGGCAGGCTTCGGCGAACCTGACCTACAAGAGCGCCGAAATGTCGCAGGCCGACATGGACAAGCTGGGGATCACCGCCGCGCCTGCGTTCTCGTACGGAAAACTGCAGATCAAATGCACCAAACCGGGCGTCGCCAAGATCAAGATCAAGGCCATGGCCGGAAGTTCCTCGGCAAACGGAGAGATGAGCGGCATGGAGATCACCAAGGAGTTCGCGATCATCGCCCGCGCGGTACAAGCCGGCAACGGGGGTTGGTTATAATATAAACGTATGAAAACTATGAGAAAGACTATCTATATCGTACTGGCCGCATTGGGCCTGTGTCTGTTCGCCGGCTGCGGATCGTCGGACAAGGAGAAGGTGTCGCCCACGGCAAAACAGCTCGTCGGCGAGTGGCAGCTCAAGACATGGACGGGCGAGACTCCGCAGGATTTCGATATTTACCTCTCGTTCGGAGCGGACAATACTTTCGAGATATACCAAAGGCTCGCCGAGGTAAAATACCAGAAATTCACCGGCAGTTATCAGGTGCAGAACGACGTGCTCAGCGGAAAATACAGCGGCGGCAAGAACTTCGGAAGCACCTACGACATTTCATTCAACGAATCGGGCAGCACGCTGACGCTGACCAGCGCCACGAACGTTACGGAAGTGAGCGTATACGAGCGCAGCACGATTCCGAATTCGGTCAAGGAGGGCGCCGCCGTGATGAAATCCACCCGTTCGGCGGTACGGCTGGCGCTGTAGGCCGTCCGCCGCAAAGGTCAAAACAGAGAATCTCCGGTCTTATGACCGGAGATTTTTTCATGCCGGAGTCATTCACACCCCACCGGCGGCCGATTTCCGGACGCAAACGCCGTTCATGTCCGAAAAACTGTTATATTTGCCCTCTGGAAGAGAAATTATATTTACAGAAACATCAGACGGACAGCCGGATAGCTCTCGATTTCCGTTTTGGCACATTTTTCACTATCTTTGGACAAAATACGTTACATATTATGAACATCACCGAAATTCTGCCCGGCATTCATTACGTCGGGGTCAATGATCGCAC contains these protein-coding regions:
- a CDS encoding S8 family serine peptidase, whose translation is MESTAAATRTAATRSGVASVDDVLSRLEIVSLERLFTYDARSEEQTRAAGLHKWYILTFGQGADLEKAARELAGVAEVSRIQFDTKLQKASVGNPMPFRIDETGTTRADFSGSGFNDPGLPNQWHYSNNGDKMFAATTAAGADINVPEAWKLTGGSPSIIVAIVDEGVKYTHPDLADNMWVNKAELNGAANTDNDGNGYKNDVHGYNFATNSSDLTWSVSHYDNKGKYDGDSGHGTHVAGTVAAVNNNGKGVCGVAGGTGSNDGVKLMSCQIFSGGNGGTISTSVRAIKYAADNGASIIQCSWGYPTQSPFTSDSYYERNYAAEKEAIDYFVSKKNNDVLDGGLAIFAAGNDATNFASYPGGYRSYVSVTSFGPDYLPAYYTNYGPGCNVAAPGGDASISPAGTSAAQVLSTLPSELPAELGTDGADYGYMQGTSMACPHVSGVAALGLSYALAKGRHYTVDEFKSMLLTAVNDIDSYIIGGTKNGMVLRNYRKNMGTGSIDAYQLLMQIEGTPCLPAKVGVQQVLSLDKFFGQASANLTYKSAEMSQADMDKLGITAAPAFSYGKLQIKCTKPGVAKIKIKAMAGSSSANGEMSGMEITKEFAIIARAVQAGNGGWL
- a CDS encoding lipocalin family protein, which encodes MRKTIYIVLAALGLCLFAGCGSSDKEKVSPTAKQLVGEWQLKTWTGETPQDFDIYLSFGADNTFEIYQRLAEVKYQKFTGSYQVQNDVLSGKYSGGKNFGSTYDISFNESGSTLTLTSATNVTEVSVYERSTIPNSVKEGAAVMKSTRSAVRLAL